The Deinococcus sonorensis KR-87 genome includes a window with the following:
- a CDS encoding GNAT family N-acetyltransferase: protein MSPLPTALGYRTDLMLLRLGGSVVSARPGYLRIETPQNPTFWWGNFLLLSSMPTADELEGWLHTFEQEFPGAEHRAFGVDVAQAPALDPGSSGLELGLSTVLTATPAQLRPPPHPHPTAVLRPLHSDEDWSQALEVRLACNEDRADEEYRIFAERRVQQARALSAAGYGQWYGAFLDGRMVASLGLYSDGSGVARFQVVETHPEFRGQGLCGSLLAYAAQVGAEQLKAHTLVLVADPAYHAVRIYRSLGFQDTEQQVALERAPAGAQLPAPTPT, encoded by the coding sequence ATGTCTCCCCTCCCCACGGCCCTCGGCTACCGCACCGACCTGATGCTGCTGCGCCTGGGGGGGAGCGTCGTCTCCGCCCGTCCCGGCTACCTGCGCATAGAAACGCCACAGAACCCCACCTTCTGGTGGGGTAACTTTCTGCTGCTGAGCAGCATGCCCACCGCGGACGAGCTGGAGGGCTGGCTGCACACCTTCGAGCAGGAGTTCCCTGGGGCCGAACATCGCGCTTTCGGGGTGGACGTGGCCCAGGCACCAGCGCTCGATCCAGGCAGCAGCGGCCTGGAGCTGGGGCTCAGCACGGTCCTGACCGCCACCCCCGCCCAGCTGCGCCCGCCGCCGCACCCGCATCCGACAGCTGTGCTGCGTCCGCTGCACTCGGACGAAGACTGGAGTCAGGCGCTGGAGGTTCGCCTGGCCTGCAACGAAGACCGGGCAGACGAGGAATACCGGATCTTTGCCGAGCGCCGGGTCCAGCAGGCCCGCGCCCTCAGCGCCGCCGGGTACGGCCAGTGGTACGGGGCTTTTCTGGACGGCCGGATGGTGGCCAGCCTGGGCCTGTACAGCGACGGCAGCGGGGTGGCCCGCTTTCAGGTGGTTGAGACGCACCCGGAGTTCCGGGGTCAGGGCCTGTGCGGCAGCCTGCTGGCCTACGCCGCGCAGGTGGGAGCCGAGCAGCTGAAGGCCCACACCCTGGTGCTGGTGGCCGACCCGGCCTACCACGCAGTCCGCATCTACCGCTCGCTGGGCTTTCAGGACACCGAACAGCAGGTAGCGCTGGAACGAGCTCCGGCCGGCGCGCAGCTCCCGGCGCCGACGCCGACTTAA
- a CDS encoding Nramp family divalent metal transporter, with product MSTPVKQDWDVSVREGGMGGSNVAVPRGGPSWRRYMAYIGPGALVAVGYMDPGNWATNVAGGSAYGYTLLAVILGSSLMAMVLQTLALRLGVATGRDLAQMCRDVYRGPVRWILWLLAEIAIIATDLAEVVGAAIALNLLFGLPLLWGVIITGLDVFLILGLQRRGLRWLEAFVIVLIGTVAVCFGIELVLAKPDWGGVVRGYAPSLQIVQNAAMLYIAIGILGATVMPHNLYLHSASLQTRDYPRTPEGRREAIRFGTIDSTVSLTVALLVNSAMLILAAATFHRAGQTQVAELGEAYKLLTPLLGGTLASVLFGVALLASAQNATITGTLAGQVVMQGFLNIRLPDWLLRLTTRAIAIVPAVLVTVLVGERGTAELLVLSQVILSLQLSFAVFPLVMFTSDRLHMGEFVSPLWLKLLAWLIALVIGGLNAYLLVQTVRGWFG from the coding sequence GTGAGCACACCGGTCAAGCAGGACTGGGACGTGAGCGTCCGCGAGGGCGGAATGGGCGGCAGCAACGTCGCGGTGCCGCGTGGCGGGCCCTCCTGGCGGCGCTACATGGCCTACATCGGCCCGGGCGCGCTGGTGGCGGTCGGCTACATGGACCCCGGCAACTGGGCCACCAATGTGGCGGGCGGCAGCGCCTACGGCTATACGCTGCTGGCGGTGATCCTGGGCAGCAGCCTGATGGCAATGGTGCTGCAGACCCTGGCACTGCGTCTGGGCGTCGCGACTGGCCGGGATCTGGCGCAGATGTGCCGCGATGTCTACCGCGGACCGGTGCGGTGGATACTGTGGCTGCTGGCCGAGATCGCCATCATCGCCACAGATCTGGCGGAGGTGGTGGGCGCGGCCATCGCGCTGAACCTGCTGTTCGGCCTCCCCCTGCTGTGGGGCGTGATCATTACCGGGCTGGACGTGTTCCTGATTCTGGGCCTGCAACGGCGCGGCCTGCGCTGGCTGGAAGCGTTCGTGATCGTGCTGATCGGGACGGTGGCGGTGTGTTTCGGCATCGAGCTGGTGCTCGCCAAGCCTGACTGGGGCGGCGTGGTGCGAGGGTACGCACCCAGCCTGCAGATCGTTCAGAACGCCGCGATGCTGTACATCGCCATCGGCATCCTGGGCGCCACCGTCATGCCGCACAACCTGTACCTGCACTCGGCCAGCCTGCAGACCCGCGACTACCCGCGCACCCCAGAAGGTCGCCGTGAGGCGATCCGCTTCGGCACCATCGACAGCACCGTCAGCCTGACGGTCGCGCTGCTGGTGAACAGCGCCATGCTGATTCTGGCGGCCGCCACCTTTCACCGCGCCGGCCAGACGCAGGTGGCGGAGCTGGGCGAGGCCTACAAGCTGCTGACCCCGCTGCTGGGCGGCACGCTGGCGAGCGTGCTGTTCGGAGTGGCGCTGCTGGCCAGTGCCCAGAACGCCACCATCACCGGCACGCTGGCCGGTCAGGTGGTGATGCAGGGCTTCCTGAACATCCGGCTGCCCGACTGGCTGCTGCGGCTGACCACCCGCGCCATCGCCATCGTGCCGGCGGTGCTGGTGACGGTGCTGGTGGGCGAGCGCGGCACCGCCGAGCTGCTGGTGCTGTCGCAGGTGATCCTGAGTCTGCAGCTGAGCTTTGCGGTGTTTCCGCTGGTGATGTTCACCAGTGACCGACTGCACATGGGCGAGTTCGTGTCGCCGCTGTGGCTAAAGCTGCTGGCGTGGCTGATCGCGCTGGTGATTGGGGGACTGAACGCCTACCTGCTGGTGCAGACCGTGCGCGGCTGGTTCGGTTAA
- a CDS encoding metal-dependent transcriptional regulator: MSRHLLSSSAEDYLKQLYLLRPPEVDGRISTQALADSLRVTPASTTGMLRKLSELGLVEHAAYQGAALTPQGEALALEILRHHRLLETFLHRALGFPLDEVHDEAERLEHVISENFERRMAEWLGHPSHDPHGDPIPSLDGTLPDRTEVPLSQLLPGEPAIIARIPARDAVQLRSLVAGGVVPGARVTVLQLDPAFGTVTVELSTPPLETVQRTLAMSVAALVLITGMHVTAGVGA; encoded by the coding sequence ATGTCACGACACCTGCTTTCTTCCTCCGCCGAGGACTACCTCAAGCAGCTGTATCTCTTGCGGCCGCCAGAGGTTGACGGGCGCATCAGCACGCAGGCGCTGGCGGATTCCCTGCGCGTGACGCCCGCCAGCACCACCGGGATGCTCCGCAAGCTCAGTGAACTGGGGTTGGTGGAGCATGCCGCGTACCAGGGCGCCGCGCTGACGCCCCAGGGTGAGGCGCTGGCCCTGGAGATCCTCCGCCATCACCGGCTGCTGGAGACCTTCCTGCACCGGGCCCTCGGCTTCCCGCTGGATGAGGTTCATGATGAGGCGGAGCGGCTGGAGCATGTGATCAGCGAGAACTTTGAGCGCCGCATGGCCGAGTGGCTGGGCCATCCCAGCCATGATCCGCACGGCGACCCGATTCCCTCACTGGACGGCACGTTGCCGGACCGGACGGAGGTGCCGCTCAGCCAGCTGCTGCCGGGCGAGCCGGCGATCATCGCCCGGATTCCGGCCCGCGACGCCGTTCAGCTGCGCTCGCTGGTGGCAGGCGGCGTGGTGCCGGGTGCCCGGGTCACGGTGCTGCAGCTGGACCCGGCCTTCGGGACCGTCACGGTGGAGCTGTCGACCCCGCCGCTCGAGACCGTTCAGCGGACGCTGGCCATGTCGGTGGCCGCCCTGGTCTTGATTACGGGGATGCACGTCACGGCGGGGGTGGGCGCGTGA
- a CDS encoding alpha-amylase family glycosyl hydrolase — protein MTVYTDLPAQHDHTPSYTAHLGQPTGALVPIRLRTTLPVTQVSVKLVRVGEIETHPAEEVPAPANETRPGRWFEFLLPVHSAAVRYSWLLELPDDHLNLTMSGLHHVRRPFRDWFQYLSGYQAPEWAWESVFYQIFPDRFRNGDPSVSVQTGEYQYNGRDVFQVPWTTAPDWNGDIHGHYGGDLSGITEQLPYLTELGINALWLTPIFESPSNHRYDITDYRRIDPHLGGQAAFDRLIGAAAQQGVRVVLDGVFNHVGNENALFKAALASEDAPERSMFTWRSDHPLPYHAFFDVPTLPKIDYASLEARNEFWDGEEGVVRHWLRQGIAGWRLDVAHMMGVNGTDDDNLDLHRALKTAAREERADAYVFGERFFDPERALQGGGEDGAMNYHGFGLPVMQWLSGQSYTLRPSRLNGGEVVELLWDAYHALPPQMALNMFNLLDSHDVPRALYRLGQDRVRLRAAVTLLMGYPGVPCLYYGTEIGLSQTEPAAMPFCRAPMPWPDQGGTPDQWDDRLRQDVQRLIRLRRETPALQRGSLRFLLAEDDAIGYVRELDGVRVAVLASRDSRETPTTLTLPDGDWRDALSGEPVGSGTVQLRLAGGRVLIQS, from the coding sequence ATGACCGTATACACAGACCTGCCCGCCCAGCATGACCACACGCCCAGCTACACCGCTCACCTGGGTCAGCCGACCGGCGCGCTGGTGCCCATCCGCCTGCGTACCACCCTGCCCGTCACGCAGGTGTCCGTAAAGCTGGTGCGGGTCGGAGAGATCGAGACGCATCCGGCCGAGGAGGTGCCCGCTCCGGCGAACGAGACCCGGCCGGGCCGCTGGTTTGAATTCCTGCTGCCGGTCCACAGCGCGGCGGTGCGGTACAGCTGGCTGCTGGAACTCCCGGATGACCACCTGAACCTGACCATGTCCGGCCTGCACCACGTGCGTCGGCCCTTCCGCGACTGGTTTCAGTACCTTTCCGGCTATCAGGCGCCGGAGTGGGCGTGGGAGAGCGTGTTCTACCAGATCTTTCCGGACCGCTTCCGCAACGGCGACCCGTCGGTGAGCGTGCAGACGGGCGAGTACCAGTACAACGGCCGGGACGTGTTCCAGGTGCCGTGGACCACTGCCCCGGACTGGAACGGCGACATTCATGGCCACTACGGCGGCGACCTGAGCGGCATCACCGAGCAGTTGCCGTACCTGACCGAGCTGGGCATCAACGCCCTGTGGCTGACGCCGATCTTCGAGAGCCCCAGCAACCACCGCTACGACATCACCGATTACCGCCGGATCGACCCGCATCTGGGCGGTCAGGCGGCGTTTGACCGGCTGATCGGGGCGGCCGCTCAGCAGGGCGTGCGGGTGGTGCTGGACGGCGTGTTCAATCATGTGGGCAACGAGAACGCGCTGTTCAAGGCCGCCCTGGCCAGCGAGGACGCGCCGGAACGCAGCATGTTTACGTGGCGCAGCGACCACCCGCTGCCCTATCACGCCTTCTTTGACGTCCCGACGCTGCCCAAGATCGACTACGCCAGTCTGGAGGCGCGCAATGAGTTCTGGGACGGCGAGGAGGGCGTGGTGCGCCACTGGCTACGCCAGGGCATCGCCGGGTGGCGGCTGGACGTGGCGCACATGATGGGCGTGAACGGCACCGACGACGACAACCTGGACCTGCACCGCGCCCTCAAGACGGCGGCCCGGGAGGAGCGCGCCGACGCCTACGTGTTCGGCGAGCGCTTCTTCGATCCGGAGCGGGCACTGCAGGGCGGCGGTGAGGACGGCGCCATGAACTACCACGGCTTCGGGCTGCCGGTGATGCAGTGGCTGAGCGGTCAGAGCTACACGCTGCGCCCCAGCCGGCTCAACGGCGGCGAGGTGGTGGAGCTGCTGTGGGACGCCTACCACGCCCTCCCGCCGCAGATGGCGCTGAACATGTTCAACCTGCTGGACTCGCATGACGTGCCGCGCGCCCTCTACCGACTGGGTCAGGACCGGGTGCGGCTGCGCGCGGCCGTGACGCTGCTGATGGGCTATCCCGGCGTGCCGTGCCTGTATTACGGCACCGAGATCGGGCTGAGCCAGACGGAGCCGGCCGCCATGCCGTTCTGCCGCGCCCCGATGCCCTGGCCGGACCAGGGTGGCACCCCAGACCAGTGGGATGACCGGCTGCGTCAGGATGTGCAGCGGTTGATCCGGCTGCGGCGCGAGACGCCTGCGCTGCAGCGCGGCTCGCTGCGCTTCCTGCTGGCCGAGGACGACGCCATCGGCTATGTGCGTGAGCTGGACGGGGTGCGGGTGGCGGTGCTGGCGTCTCGGGACAGCCGCGAGACGCCCACGACGCTGACCCTGCCGGACGGCGACTGGCGCGACGCCCTGAGCGGCGAGCCGGTGGGCAGCGGCACGGTTCAGCTGCGGCTGGCGGGCGGGCGCGTACTGATTCAGAGCTGA
- a CDS encoding C39 family peptidase — translation MTPIGGLRHEYQRLNNCGPVTLGMAMSRWGSTQTQRQIAPLLKPTRTDKNVSLSELASYARTQGYEAYQGVAGDLSLMKKLLAAGFPVIVETWFQTPEEGGMGHYRLLTGYDDAARSFSALDSYYGPKVRMDYTRFFNDWRAYLGSYLVVYPPDQRDTLQRTLNFHADPELLGPYALKRAGLALDNRPHDAVTLYNRAAIRLRLGDAAGATRDFQAAEAAPPDPQLDPTRPGRVQGGLPWRFLWYRFEIYEAYLRTGQYADVVRLATRVLRDAPDHEEALYWRGRAYAALGRKAQAHTDLQAALQLRSGYPAARIALADLNR, via the coding sequence GTGACCCCCATCGGCGGCCTGCGCCACGAGTATCAGCGGCTGAACAACTGCGGCCCCGTCACGCTGGGCATGGCCATGAGCCGCTGGGGCAGCACCCAGACGCAGCGGCAGATCGCGCCGCTGCTCAAACCCACCCGCACCGACAAGAACGTGAGCCTGAGCGAACTGGCCAGCTATGCCCGGACCCAGGGCTATGAGGCGTATCAGGGGGTGGCCGGTGACCTGAGCCTGATGAAAAAGCTGCTGGCGGCCGGGTTTCCGGTGATCGTGGAAACATGGTTTCAGACGCCGGAGGAGGGCGGCATGGGTCACTACCGCCTGCTGACCGGCTATGACGACGCAGCCCGCAGCTTCAGCGCCCTGGACAGTTATTACGGCCCCAAGGTGCGGATGGATTACACCCGCTTCTTCAACGACTGGCGCGCCTATCTGGGCAGCTATCTGGTGGTGTACCCGCCCGACCAGCGGGACACGCTACAGCGAACGCTGAACTTTCACGCTGACCCGGAACTCTTAGGCCCCTATGCCCTGAAGCGGGCCGGGCTGGCGCTGGATAACCGGCCGCACGACGCGGTCACGCTGTACAACCGCGCGGCCATACGGCTGCGGCTGGGCGACGCAGCCGGGGCCACCCGCGACTTCCAGGCGGCCGAGGCGGCGCCGCCGGACCCGCAGCTGGACCCCACCCGGCCCGGCCGCGTACAAGGCGGTCTGCCGTGGCGCTTTCTGTGGTACCGCTTCGAGATCTACGAGGCGTACCTGCGCACCGGGCAGTACGCGGATGTGGTGCGGCTGGCCACCCGGGTGCTGCGGGACGCCCCCGACCACGAGGAGGCGCTGTACTGGCGCGGCCGGGCCTACGCCGCACTCGGCCGGAAGGCGCAGGCGCACACCGATCTTCAGGCCGCGCTGCAGCTGCGTTCCGGCTACCCGGCGGCCCGCATCGCCCTGGCCGACCTGAACCGCTGA
- a CDS encoding DEAD/DEAH box helicase produces the protein MPETLTPTFTFQDLQLPAALDRAITKLGYTQPTEIQALSLPPARQGRDVLGTAATGSGKTVAFLLPLLERLMSTPSTGKRHTRALVLAPTRELAAQIEEVARALTAELPLKVVSIFGGVGQNPQATALRAGTELVIATPGRLLDHINQGNADLGRIEVLVLDEADRMLDLGFLPDIRRILKTLPSERQTMLFSATMPSDIEKLARDFQRSPLRVGVQHQGKPAERIRELAYPVSSELKVDLTAQLLAGSDVEQALVFTRTKHRANRVAEKLERAGISVTRIHGNRSQSARTEALGGFKSGKYRVMVATDIAARGIDVDSLGHVINFDVPVSAEDYVHRAGRTARAGKSGTAITLFSPQEENELRAIERFTGKGIERARLEGFDYSARSDEKLEVPLSQRLAAHRAQRNGQGRGQGQPGRGQGQGGRPQGAASGSAQGNRSGGQRAPAAENARYSTVASQPGEAGGNRSGGQRGRGGRGRGGPRQG, from the coding sequence ATGCCCGAAACCCTGACCCCCACCTTTACTTTTCAGGACCTGCAGCTTCCGGCGGCCCTGGACCGCGCCATCACCAAGCTCGGCTACACCCAGCCCACCGAGATCCAGGCCCTGAGCCTGCCGCCGGCCCGCCAGGGCCGCGACGTGCTGGGCACCGCCGCCACCGGCTCCGGCAAGACGGTCGCCTTCCTGCTGCCGCTGCTGGAACGCCTGATGAGCACCCCCTCCACCGGCAAGCGCCACACCCGCGCGCTGGTGCTGGCTCCCACCCGCGAACTGGCCGCCCAGATTGAGGAGGTGGCCCGCGCCCTGACGGCCGAGCTGCCGCTCAAGGTGGTCAGCATCTTCGGTGGGGTGGGCCAGAATCCGCAGGCCACGGCGCTGCGGGCTGGCACCGAACTGGTGATCGCCACCCCGGGGCGGCTGCTGGACCACATCAACCAGGGCAACGCCGACCTGGGCCGCATCGAGGTGCTGGTGCTGGACGAGGCCGACCGGATGCTGGACCTGGGCTTCCTGCCGGACATCCGCCGCATCTTGAAGACGCTGCCTTCAGAGCGCCAGACGATGCTGTTCAGCGCGACCATGCCGAGCGATATCGAGAAGCTGGCCCGCGACTTCCAGCGCTCGCCGCTGCGGGTGGGCGTGCAGCACCAGGGCAAGCCCGCCGAGCGCATCCGTGAGCTGGCCTACCCGGTCAGCAGCGAGCTGAAGGTGGACCTGACCGCGCAGCTGCTGGCCGGCAGCGACGTGGAGCAGGCGCTGGTGTTCACCCGCACCAAGCATCGCGCCAACCGGGTGGCCGAGAAGCTGGAACGCGCCGGCATCTCGGTCACGCGCATCCACGGCAACCGCTCGCAGAGTGCCCGCACCGAGGCGCTGGGCGGCTTCAAGAGCGGCAAGTACCGCGTGATGGTCGCCACCGACATCGCGGCGCGCGGCATTGACGTGGACTCGCTGGGCCACGTGATCAACTTCGACGTGCCGGTGAGCGCCGAGGACTACGTGCACCGTGCGGGCCGCACCGCCCGCGCCGGCAAGAGCGGCACGGCGATTACGCTGTTCAGCCCGCAGGAAGAGAACGAGCTGCGCGCCATCGAGCGCTTCACCGGCAAGGGCATCGAGCGCGCCCGGCTGGAAGGCTTCGATTACAGCGCCCGCAGCGACGAGAAGCTGGAGGTGCCGCTCTCGCAGCGCCTGGCGGCCCACCGCGCCCAGCGCAACGGCCAGGGCCGCGGTCAGGGTCAGCCGGGCCGGGGGCAGGGTCAGGGCGGACGTCCTCAGGGGGCCGCTTCTGGCAGCGCTCAGGGCAACCGCAGCGGTGGCCAGCGCGCCCCCGCCGCCGAGAACGCGCGCTACAGTACCGTGGCGTCGCAGCCGGGTGAGGCGGGCGGCAACCGTTCTGGCGGCCAGCGTGGCCGCGGTGGCCGGGGCCGCGGCGGCCCACGTCAGGGCTGA
- a CDS encoding nucleoside deaminase yields MDQQQDREVQDRQFLQEALRLAREGQAAGSSPVGAVLVDAQGQVVARGRNRTGEPFGPDHVGHASVSHAEMDVFFQAGKLKDPETLTLYTSLEPCLMCGGASALLQLGRLVWATDDPWGGSGRLIRWEDHPAMQTTRVTPTPYPDLEHEGAALFATEAKRAFPEEGWSLWRKRYPQETEGV; encoded by the coding sequence ATGGATCAGCAACAGGACAGGGAAGTGCAGGACCGCCAGTTTCTGCAGGAGGCGCTGCGGCTGGCCCGTGAGGGGCAGGCGGCGGGCAGTTCGCCGGTCGGGGCGGTGCTGGTGGACGCCCAGGGGCAGGTGGTGGCGCGTGGCCGCAACCGCACCGGCGAACCGTTCGGCCCGGACCACGTGGGCCACGCCTCGGTGTCGCATGCCGAGATGGACGTCTTTTTTCAGGCGGGCAAGCTCAAGGACCCCGAGACGCTGACGCTCTACACCAGCCTGGAGCCGTGCCTGATGTGCGGCGGCGCCAGCGCCCTGCTGCAGCTGGGCCGGCTGGTGTGGGCCACCGACGACCCGTGGGGTGGGTCGGGGCGGCTGATCCGCTGGGAAGACCATCCGGCCATGCAGACCACCCGCGTCACGCCCACCCCCTACCCGGACCTGGAACACGAGGGCGCCGCGCTGTTTGCCACAGAAGCAAAACGAGCCTTCCCGGAGGAAGGCTGGTCGTTGTGGCGGAAGCGGTATCCGCAGGAGACAGAGGGCGTCTAG
- a CDS encoding lysophospholipid acyltransferase family protein, with product MTQSTPQAPRHAPSEQTGPVVHPLMYHLVVQATRIPTLLRGQHVHVHGRDLIPESGRLIIAGNHVSTLDPFLIAQSLPRGRYVQFMAKKELFRGVIGRIILGGGSFPVDRTTNDLGAIRNALRILQAEGTLGIFPEGTRGGKELQGGAALLALKSKAPITPTGLHLSGKTWVVRFGPPILPSGGVKDLTARIGSEIERLSQPF from the coding sequence ATGACCCAGAGCACTCCCCAGGCGCCGCGCCACGCGCCGTCCGAACAGACCGGGCCGGTGGTCCACCCGCTGATGTATCACCTGGTGGTGCAGGCCACCCGGATTCCTACCCTGTTGCGCGGCCAGCACGTACATGTGCACGGCCGCGACCTGATTCCGGAGAGCGGCCGGCTGATCATTGCCGGCAACCACGTCAGCACCCTGGACCCGTTCCTGATCGCCCAGTCGCTGCCGCGCGGCCGCTACGTGCAGTTCATGGCCAAGAAGGAACTGTTCCGGGGCGTCATCGGGCGCATCATCCTGGGCGGCGGCAGCTTCCCGGTGGACCGCACCACCAACGACCTGGGGGCCATCCGCAACGCGCTGAGAATCCTGCAGGCCGAGGGCACCCTGGGCATCTTCCCGGAGGGCACCCGTGGCGGCAAGGAGCTGCAGGGCGGCGCCGCGCTGCTGGCGCTGAAGAGCAAGGCGCCCATCACGCCGACCGGCTTGCACCTGTCGGGCAAGACCTGGGTGGTGCGCTTCGGGCCGCCGATCCTGCCGAGCGGCGGCGTGAAGGACCTGACCGCCCGCATCGGCAGCGAGATCGAGCGGCTGAGCCAGCCGTTCTGA
- a CDS encoding CoA-binding protein yields MTVLTSVPDVVEVLRSSHVVAVVGFHRDPMKPAYYVPEYLYRQGYTVLPVNPALSARGEQYFGHPAVATLAQLQTPVDVVEIFRRSDKVHEHLDDILSMQPLPKVVWMQQGIRDDQVARALTEHGIAVIQDRCMLADHRQYL; encoded by the coding sequence ATGACGGTTCTGACAAGCGTACCGGATGTGGTGGAGGTGCTGCGCTCCAGCCATGTGGTGGCGGTGGTGGGCTTTCACCGCGACCCGATGAAGCCGGCGTACTACGTGCCGGAGTACCTGTACCGCCAGGGCTACACGGTGCTCCCGGTCAATCCGGCGCTCAGCGCGCGTGGCGAGCAGTACTTCGGGCACCCGGCGGTGGCGACCCTGGCGCAGCTGCAGACGCCGGTGGACGTGGTGGAAATCTTCCGCCGCTCCGACAAGGTGCATGAGCACCTCGACGACATCCTGAGCATGCAGCCGCTCCCGAAGGTGGTCTGGATGCAACAGGGCATCCGTGACGATCAGGTGGCGCGGGCGCTGACCGAGCACGGCATCGCGGTGATCCAGGACCGCTGCATGCTGGCCGACCACCGGCAGTACCTGTAG
- the hemL gene encoding glutamate-1-semialdehyde 2,1-aminomutase, translating into MTVTTQTTQSERLFERARRVTPGGVNSPVRAFKSVGGVPRFIDHADGAYLTDVDGARYIDHIGSWGPMILGHNHPAVREAILEAAQGGTSFGAPSVREVELAELVTRLTGAEKVRFVNSGTEATMSALRLARGYTGRKYTVKFRGNYHGHFDGLLVEAGSGLMTNADRLGTAAPSSAGVPEEYAGLTLVADYNDPDALDQLMRERGAEIAAVIFEPVVGNAGVLIPTPDFVDALQRVQQVGALLIADEVMTGFRLGLQGACGLLGLQPDLICWGKIIGGGLPVGAYGGRADVMDFVSPQGPVYQAGTLSGNPLAMAAGLATLRLLEADPDVYARLDGYTLRLAEGLQAAAQAAGVIISINRIGSMLTVFFHPGPVRSYTDAAQADTAAFAAWFQGLLARGVYWAPSQFESIFISSAHGDAELEATLTAARAAFGELR; encoded by the coding sequence ATGACCGTCACCACACAGACCACCCAGTCCGAGCGGCTGTTCGAGCGCGCCCGCCGCGTCACGCCGGGCGGTGTCAACAGTCCGGTGCGGGCCTTCAAGTCGGTGGGGGGCGTGCCGCGCTTCATCGATCACGCGGACGGGGCCTACCTGACCGACGTGGACGGCGCCCGTTACATTGACCACATCGGGAGCTGGGGGCCGATGATCCTGGGCCACAACCATCCGGCGGTCCGCGAGGCCATTCTGGAGGCGGCGCAGGGTGGCACCAGCTTCGGCGCGCCCAGCGTGCGCGAGGTGGAGCTGGCCGAGCTGGTGACGCGCCTGACCGGCGCCGAGAAGGTGCGCTTCGTGAACAGCGGCACCGAGGCCACCATGAGCGCCCTGCGGCTGGCGCGCGGTTACACCGGGCGCAAGTACACGGTCAAGTTCCGCGGCAACTATCACGGCCACTTCGATGGCCTGCTGGTGGAGGCTGGGAGCGGCCTGATGACCAACGCCGACCGGCTCGGGACAGCGGCCCCCAGCAGCGCGGGCGTGCCGGAGGAGTACGCCGGCCTGACCCTGGTGGCCGACTACAACGACCCGGACGCGCTGGACCAGCTGATGCGCGAACGCGGCGCCGAGATCGCCGCCGTGATCTTCGAGCCGGTGGTGGGCAACGCGGGCGTGTTGATCCCCACGCCCGACTTTGTGGACGCCCTGCAGCGGGTGCAGCAGGTGGGCGCGCTGCTGATCGCCGACGAGGTGATGACCGGCTTCCGGCTGGGCCTGCAGGGCGCCTGCGGGCTGCTGGGCCTGCAGCCGGACCTGATCTGCTGGGGCAAGATCATCGGCGGCGGGCTGCCGGTGGGCGCTTACGGCGGCCGCGCGGACGTGATGGATTTCGTGTCCCCGCAGGGGCCGGTGTATCAGGCCGGCACCCTGAGCGGCAATCCGCTGGCGATGGCGGCGGGCCTGGCCACCTTGAGGCTGCTGGAGGCCGACCCGGACGTGTACGCGCGGCTGGATGGGTACACCCTGCGCCTCGCTGAAGGGTTGCAGGCGGCGGCCCAGGCGGCCGGCGTGATCATCAGCATCAACCGCATCGGCAGCATGCTGACGGTGTTCTTCCACCCCGGCCCGGTGCGGTCCTACACCGACGCTGCCCAGGCCGACACCGCCGCCTTTGCCGCGTGGTTCCAGGGCCTGCTGGCGCGCGGGGTGTACTGGGCGCCCAGCCAGTTCGAGAGCATCTTCATCAGCTCGGCCCACGGCGACGCCGAGCTGGAGGCCACACTCACGGCGGCGCGGGCCGCCTTTGGAGAACTGCGATGA
- a CDS encoding isochorismatase family protein yields MTAQALIVLHAQRHRLDDRPITDPLLQQARRQIAQARQQGILVVYLQHDGQEGDPDQPFTRGWTLHPEFRAEAGDLLLRVTDDDAFQGSRLDAELRHLGVQTLTLLALDAGGAARAATARTAEALGYVLAQAEPILSAD; encoded by the coding sequence ATGACCGCCCAGGCCCTGATCGTGCTGCATGCCCAGCGTCACCGGCTGGACGACCGCCCCATCACCGACCCGCTGCTGCAGCAGGCGCGGCGGCAGATCGCGCAGGCCCGGCAGCAGGGCATCCTGGTGGTGTACCTGCAGCACGACGGGCAGGAGGGTGACCCGGACCAGCCGTTTACCCGCGGCTGGACGCTGCACCCGGAGTTCCGGGCCGAGGCCGGCGACCTGCTGCTGCGCGTCACCGACGACGACGCCTTCCAGGGCAGCCGCCTGGACGCCGAACTGCGCCACCTGGGCGTGCAGACGCTGACGCTGCTGGCGCTGGACGCGGGCGGCGCGGCGCGGGCCGCCACCGCCCGGACCGCTGAGGCGCTGGGCTACGTGCTGGCGCAGGCCGAGCCCATTCTCTCGGCTGACTGA